Proteins from one Natrinema versiforme genomic window:
- a CDS encoding amphi-Trp domain-containing protein, with the protein MPEEVLFKSERDQSREEIASYLRKVADNLESGDPINLKAGSESVTLNPPARPTFEVKAEREGPAGNMTERSIEFELEWDENDGGEGNKSGQLEIE; encoded by the coding sequence ATGCCTGAAGAAGTCCTGTTCAAATCAGAGAGAGACCAGAGTCGAGAAGAGATTGCATCGTACCTCCGGAAAGTCGCGGACAATCTCGAAAGCGGAGACCCCATCAACCTGAAAGCAGGCTCCGAGTCTGTAACACTGAACCCCCCTGCCCGGCCGACCTTCGAGGTCAAAGCTGAACGCGAAGGTCCGGCTGGCAACATGACTGAACGCAGTATCGAGTTCGAACTCGAATGGGACGAGAACGATGGTGGAGAGGGCAACAAAAGTGGTCAGTTAGAAATCGAGTAG
- a CDS encoding helix-turn-helix domain-containing protein, with product MSSGTIDIDEFENADDDEFEGRNNTEQIVLFLDENDDRAWKAATIAEQLELDTDAVSAILSRLKERGLVRHKRPYWAITDNEERLRTAYRLHQHHQTADEQYGEEHLEELKTDEMEEVR from the coding sequence ATGTCGAGCGGCACCATCGATATCGACGAGTTCGAGAACGCCGACGACGACGAATTCGAGGGCCGAAATAACACCGAGCAAATCGTGCTGTTCCTGGACGAGAACGACGACCGAGCGTGGAAGGCGGCGACGATCGCTGAACAACTTGAGCTGGATACAGACGCTGTCAGTGCGATTCTCTCGCGACTGAAGGAACGAGGTCTTGTGCGGCACAAGCGCCCGTACTGGGCGATCACAGACAACGAGGAACGGCTCCGAACCGCCTACCGACTTCACCAGCACCACCAGACTGCAGACGAACAGTACGGCGAAGAGCATCTCGAGGAGTTGAAAACTGACGAGATGGAGGAAGTACGGTGA
- a CDS encoding MBL fold metallo-hydrolase, protein MRVSYQHANINSGNESTLLRFTAADGTRACILVDAGDGVNLDTLLADDEYLNAILLTHPHIDHYHTLATNVRHNAPIYTADTTAAILEQSLPEATQDNDLGDVSAALDALEPIDNWTSILNGLEVRPIAAGHTPGGAGFLVRFHDETATDDPLNGEQHILISGDFTTRPCAGFPGLETSYPFDIDCLLLNVASNDSYTTSLNESLQSTLEHAYAGSRVVVAASSLTGVHYATLLGHCTEILERGVPITLVGQAAKLYDRLEYDVPGVEPTAVFDRTNEVLADGGITIAGPEMPTTGSTQRLLQAIGGDPAAAFVQLTTGDEVDPADTRCTTQAFSLSNHPSSETITDIVHDIAPKEVVIKHASGRTLKKFQQRFDRCFTWGTNDTGIHCLYENGEWQVPDWITDSTASRIQSRQWEALQEQSLEIDASLPRCRHGSIDLEAEGVDLDALEETFSGAIEDPYSDPDPENDASKPAESDEDDRQSDQSFEEDVLARLEAIETTLDRSEETVSARVLSDGADKQVLQLLETADVDSGDIVEVTIKTELSDE, encoded by the coding sequence ATGCGTGTCTCCTATCAACATGCAAATATCAACAGCGGCAACGAATCGACGCTGCTACGGTTTACAGCTGCGGATGGCACGCGTGCTTGTATTCTCGTCGACGCAGGAGATGGCGTCAATCTCGACACACTACTTGCAGACGATGAGTATCTGAACGCGATCCTACTCACACACCCGCATATCGATCACTATCACACGCTCGCAACGAACGTCCGACACAATGCTCCGATCTATACCGCAGACACAACCGCCGCTATCCTCGAGCAGTCCCTTCCGGAAGCCACACAGGACAACGACCTTGGTGATGTCTCCGCCGCTCTCGACGCCCTCGAACCGATCGACAACTGGACGTCGATCCTCAACGGACTCGAGGTCCGGCCGATCGCCGCTGGCCACACGCCTGGTGGGGCAGGGTTCTTGGTCAGGTTTCACGATGAGACGGCGACTGACGACCCCCTCAACGGCGAGCAACACATTCTCATCTCGGGGGACTTCACGACGCGACCGTGTGCGGGATTTCCGGGGCTGGAAACATCGTACCCGTTCGATATCGACTGTCTCCTGCTAAACGTTGCGAGCAACGATTCCTACACGACATCACTGAATGAGTCACTTCAGTCGACCCTCGAGCACGCGTATGCTGGCTCACGAGTGGTCGTCGCAGCGAGTTCGTTGACGGGCGTTCACTACGCAACACTGCTGGGTCACTGTACAGAAATACTCGAACGCGGGGTTCCGATCACGCTCGTCGGTCAGGCTGCGAAACTCTACGACAGACTCGAGTACGATGTCCCTGGGGTCGAACCGACAGCGGTCTTCGACCGGACGAACGAGGTACTGGCAGATGGCGGGATCACGATTGCCGGCCCCGAGATGCCGACGACCGGCAGTACACAGCGACTCCTGCAGGCGATCGGCGGCGATCCTGCTGCTGCGTTCGTTCAATTGACGACGGGAGACGAGGTCGACCCAGCAGACACCCGCTGTACCACACAGGCGTTTTCACTGTCGAACCATCCCAGTAGCGAGACGATCACCGACATTGTCCACGATATCGCTCCGAAAGAGGTCGTCATCAAGCACGCGAGCGGACGTACACTCAAGAAATTTCAGCAGCGCTTCGATCGCTGTTTTACGTGGGGAACGAACGATACAGGGATCCACTGTCTCTACGAGAACGGCGAGTGGCAGGTCCCCGACTGGATCACCGACTCGACTGCAAGCCGAATTCAAAGCCGACAGTGGGAAGCTCTCCAAGAACAGTCACTCGAGATCGACGCCTCACTCCCTCGCTGTCGACATGGGTCGATCGATCTCGAGGCAGAAGGTGTCGATCTCGATGCCCTTGAGGAGACGTTTTCAGGAGCTATCGAGGACCCATATTCCGATCCCGATCCTGAGAATGACGCTTCGAAACCAGCTGAAAGTGACGAGGACGACCGACAGAGCGATCAATCGTTCGAGGAAGACGTCCTCGCCCGTCTCGAGGCGATTGAAACGACACTCGACCGATCCGAGGAAACGGTTTCAGCCCGTGTACTGAGCGATGGTGCGGACAAGCAGGTCTTGCAACTTCTAGAGACCGCTGATGTCGACAGTGGTGACATAGTCGAGGTAACTATCAAAACAGAACTGAGCGACGAATAA
- a CDS encoding PadR family transcriptional regulator, protein MYDLTAFQRDVLYVIAGQDEPHGLAIKDELENYYETEIHHGRLYPNLDEVVDKGLVEKGQLDKRTNYYTITARGQRELEARREWEDQYVDGFDASDE, encoded by the coding sequence ATGTACGATTTGACTGCCTTTCAGCGTGATGTCCTGTATGTAATCGCCGGCCAAGACGAGCCCCACGGGCTTGCGATCAAAGACGAACTCGAGAATTACTACGAAACGGAGATCCATCACGGTCGGCTGTATCCCAATCTCGACGAGGTCGTCGACAAGGGTCTCGTCGAGAAAGGCCAACTCGACAAGCGAACGAACTACTACACGATCACTGCCCGCGGCCAGCGTGAGCTCGAGGCCCGGCGCGAGTGGGAAGACCAGTACGTCGATGGATTTGACGCGAGCGACGAGTAG
- a CDS encoding nucleotidyltransferase domain-containing protein, which translates to MGSKSIQRGASLELAVPVPSTDLFSHACTGEILTLLVDNPYTAFGIRDLSRATDNPHRSISAAVDDLKAVGFVEIEHSGRKKLVQINRARLSKPDDPIIQIPQTEFHAPIRELVSRLTNNVDDIHGIVVFGSVAQGNADRRSDIDCFVLVDGTQATAQQTADELTSELNEEVFDGDRYKFHVLVESVESARRYGDRLREIFATGLTLEGSDSLTQLKEEVLTNGR; encoded by the coding sequence ATGGGCAGTAAAAGTATCCAAAGAGGCGCCTCACTTGAGCTGGCAGTCCCTGTCCCTTCTACGGACCTCTTCAGTCACGCCTGTACTGGGGAGATTCTTACATTGCTTGTCGACAATCCCTATACAGCGTTCGGGATTCGGGATTTGAGTCGGGCAACGGATAATCCACATCGAAGCATTTCAGCAGCCGTTGACGACCTCAAAGCGGTTGGCTTCGTCGAGATCGAGCATAGTGGGCGGAAGAAGCTCGTTCAGATTAATCGTGCCCGACTCAGCAAGCCTGACGATCCGATTATCCAGATCCCACAAACGGAGTTTCATGCCCCGATTCGAGAACTCGTCTCGAGACTGACTAACAACGTTGACGATATCCACGGAATCGTCGTCTTCGGCAGTGTTGCTCAAGGGAATGCTGATCGCCGAAGTGATATCGATTGTTTCGTCCTCGTCGACGGTACGCAGGCGACAGCCCAGCAAACCGCCGACGAACTCACGTCGGAGTTGAACGAGGAAGTCTTCGATGGTGACCGCTACAAATTCCACGTCCTCGTCGAATCCGTTGAGAGTGCGCGACGATATGGGGATCGGCTGCGCGAAATCTTCGCCACCGGACTGACGCTTGAAGGATCCGACTCTCTCACCCAACTCAAAGAGGAGGTACTGACGAATGGACGATAG
- a CDS encoding SOSS complex subunit B family protein translates to MYSNNSSSKVVTVDEQALKQADEQEVDDDSFPVVDEIPAFEATVEQEVQAKVDANHPDGIVDTNDDRIHGVTLEQEERIQAREAELERISAQAEFGQQQGRAKRARDIAARRSAERRERFQKRAGSVDPRADPERPDPRTDLTRSQLAAVNEQSIRLAEKIDGWSRAAISRRLAEAVVDGQDLPSTVVSVFEELQTAPGQIVPIGTLEDVSRQKVSIEGRVETLWDPSHPSIAQVGLIADDSGQTRVTIWEKSGAPWIKEGEQVRIHGAARNWYEGRVSLAVTGWSTIQFPERGRWWE, encoded by the coding sequence ATGTATAGTAACAACTCGAGTAGCAAGGTCGTTACGGTCGATGAACAGGCGCTCAAACAGGCGGACGAGCAGGAAGTCGATGACGATAGCTTTCCGGTCGTCGACGAGATACCGGCATTCGAGGCAACGGTCGAGCAAGAGGTCCAAGCAAAGGTGGATGCGAACCACCCGGACGGGATCGTCGATACAAACGACGACCGGATTCACGGTGTCACCCTCGAACAGGAAGAGCGGATTCAAGCCAGAGAAGCGGAACTCGAGCGGATCAGTGCACAGGCCGAGTTCGGACAACAGCAGGGACGAGCAAAGCGGGCGCGAGACATCGCTGCACGACGAAGTGCAGAGCGACGTGAGCGATTTCAGAAGCGGGCAGGGAGTGTGGATCCGAGAGCGGATCCAGAGCGGCCGGATCCCCGGACGGACCTCACACGATCGCAACTGGCGGCCGTGAACGAGCAGTCGATACGGTTGGCCGAAAAGATCGATGGCTGGTCTCGAGCGGCGATCAGTCGACGGCTGGCCGAGGCGGTCGTCGACGGACAGGATCTTCCGAGTACGGTCGTCAGCGTGTTCGAGGAGTTGCAGACAGCGCCAGGACAGATCGTACCGATCGGGACACTCGAGGATGTGAGCCGACAGAAGGTGAGCATCGAGGGGCGTGTCGAGACACTCTGGGATCCATCGCATCCAAGCATCGCTCAAGTCGGACTCATCGCAGACGACAGTGGCCAGACTCGAGTGACGATCTGGGAGAAATCAGGCGCGCCGTGGATTAAGGAAGGCGAACAAGTACGCATTCATGGGGCTGCACGGAACTGGTACGAGGGACGTGTCTCACTGGCCGTCACCGGCTGGAGCACGATTCAGTTCCCTGAACGCGGTCGATGGTGGGAGTAA
- the tuf gene encoding translation elongation factor EF-1 subunit alpha, which yields MSTNKPHQNLAIIGHVDHGKSTLVGRLLYETGSIPEHVIEQHREEAEEKGKGGFEFAYVMDNLTEERERGVTIDIAHQEFSTDTYDFTIVDTPGHRDFVKNMITGASQADHAVLVVAADDGVAPQTQEHVFLARTLGIDELIVGINKMDIPDYEESTYNEVVEEVKQLLKQVQFNTDDASFIPVSAFEGDNVSEHSDNTPWYDGETLLEALNDLPEPKPPTDAPLRLPIQDVYTISGIGTVPVGRIETGLLNTGDNVSFQPSDVGGEVKTIEMHHEEVPKAEPGDNVGFNVRGIGKDDIRRGDVCGPADDPPSVAETFQAQIVVMQHPSVITAGYTPVFHAHTAQVACTIESIDQKIDSSSGEVAEENPDFIQSGDAAVVTIRPQKPLSIEPSSEIPELGSFAIRDMGQTIAAGKVLEVHERT from the coding sequence ATGAGCACAAATAAACCCCACCAGAATCTGGCCATTATCGGCCACGTCGATCACGGGAAGAGTACGCTTGTAGGACGCCTCCTCTACGAGACGGGGAGCATACCCGAGCACGTCATCGAACAGCACCGCGAGGAAGCAGAGGAGAAAGGCAAGGGTGGCTTCGAGTTCGCCTACGTCATGGACAACCTCACCGAGGAACGCGAACGCGGTGTCACCATTGATATCGCTCACCAGGAGTTCTCGACGGATACGTACGACTTCACCATCGTCGACACGCCCGGACACCGCGACTTCGTCAAGAACATGATCACTGGGGCCTCGCAGGCCGATCACGCCGTCCTCGTCGTCGCCGCTGACGACGGCGTCGCGCCCCAGACCCAGGAGCACGTCTTCTTGGCTCGGACCCTCGGGATCGACGAACTCATCGTGGGCATCAACAAGATGGATATCCCCGATTACGAGGAGTCGACCTACAACGAAGTTGTCGAGGAAGTCAAGCAGTTACTCAAGCAGGTCCAGTTCAATACCGACGACGCATCGTTCATTCCAGTTTCGGCCTTCGAGGGAGACAATGTTTCCGAGCACTCCGACAACACGCCCTGGTACGACGGTGAAACCCTGCTTGAGGCGCTAAACGATCTTCCCGAACCGAAGCCGCCAACGGACGCACCGCTGCGACTTCCGATCCAGGACGTCTACACGATTTCGGGTATTGGTACCGTCCCCGTCGGACGTATCGAGACCGGCCTCCTCAACACCGGCGACAACGTCTCCTTCCAGCCCAGCGATGTAGGCGGCGAGGTCAAGACAATTGAGATGCACCACGAAGAGGTGCCCAAGGCAGAACCCGGTGACAACGTCGGATTCAACGTCCGCGGCATCGGCAAGGACGACATCCGACGCGGTGACGTCTGTGGCCCCGCCGACGATCCGCCAAGCGTTGCTGAGACGTTCCAGGCTCAGATTGTCGTCATGCAACACCCTAGCGTAATCACCGCAGGTTACACGCCAGTCTTCCACGCTCACACGGCACAGGTCGCCTGTACGATCGAGTCGATCGACCAGAAGATCGATTCCTCGAGCGGCGAGGTCGCCGAGGAGAACCCCGACTTCATCCAGTCGGGCGACGCTGCTGTGGTCACCATCCGACCGCAAAAGCCCCTCAGCATCGAGCCGTCCAGCGAGATCCCTGAACTCGGGAGCTTCGCCATCCGCGACATGGGTCAGACCATCGCAGCCGGCAAGGTCCTCGAAGTCCACGAGCGGACCTGA
- a CDS encoding ParA family protein produces the protein MIPYTVYSEAGGVGKTTISGGLLRAHVERGQKTLGIDMDPQDGGLTHHYGLDEDKANPDADNLALHMIDRGKGPLEDLIRTSEGIDIIPSHNMLGNLRDLLKKAADLQDEMGAGDNEFVKEKRLREVLVEAGIPEKYDVIVIDPPASQGQHLYNSVYATGNLLIPFEPSPKGEQSVKGLRDVINGLEDELGDIDVGVIGTVPNNFSGTNINQKYLDILEDEELPIAPVSIGERGSMLGEAWDNQVSIYELAENDAYRDLRDYEQPTLEKFDELAEYITEQFAATEATA, from the coding sequence ATGATACCATACACGGTGTACTCGGAGGCCGGCGGCGTTGGCAAGACCACAATCTCCGGGGGATTACTCCGAGCGCACGTCGAACGAGGGCAGAAAACGTTGGGAATCGATATGGACCCACAAGACGGCGGGTTGACCCACCACTACGGCCTTGACGAGGATAAAGCGAACCCGGATGCAGACAACCTCGCGTTGCACATGATCGACCGCGGAAAAGGACCACTCGAGGACTTAATTCGCACAAGCGAGGGAATCGATATCATTCCGAGCCACAATATGCTCGGCAACCTCCGGGATCTACTCAAGAAGGCCGCTGACCTGCAGGATGAAATGGGTGCGGGAGACAACGAGTTTGTCAAAGAGAAACGGTTGCGCGAAGTACTGGTTGAGGCGGGTATACCCGAGAAATACGATGTCATTGTGATTGACCCGCCAGCGTCGCAAGGGCAACATCTCTACAATTCCGTCTACGCGACGGGCAACCTCCTCATCCCGTTCGAACCATCCCCGAAGGGCGAGCAAAGCGTGAAAGGTCTCCGAGACGTTATCAACGGACTCGAGGACGAACTCGGAGATATTGACGTGGGCGTGATCGGCACCGTCCCGAACAATTTCAGTGGGACGAATATCAATCAGAAATATCTCGATATACTCGAGGATGAAGAACTCCCGATCGCGCCCGTGTCGATCGGCGAACGCGGGTCCATGCTCGGCGAAGCCTGGGACAATCAGGTATCGATCTACGAGTTGGCAGAGAACGATGCGTACCGCGACCTCCGAGACTACGAGCAACCGACCCTCGAGAAATTCGATGAACTAGCGGAGTACATCACCGAACAGTTCGCAGCAACCGAGGCTACAGCATGA
- a CDS encoding DUF955 domain-containing protein, whose protein sequence is MTPSDCSQVSFNDSDTRREEMQSTMETWVEDLVDEVDDAVSSDEFQRWLDVQSRFHDYSHRNTLLINRQYPNATRVAGYRTWQNEFDRHVKEGESAIWIWAPIIAKQCPECENSPSYHDRSDCEYNETPPEEWSKGLVGFRPAPVFDISQTDGEPLPELETEATGTADELVPALLEVASSLTVEVDIVSRDNWPHGDAKGVCQYRSPAERPLVEARDRENSADLAVTLVHEYAHALLHSGIDDETERSKRELEAEAVGYIVGRYFGLDTSGSAFYLAAWQGDEPEAIFDRLERISSTAAEIIDTVDEVILDE, encoded by the coding sequence ATGACTCCGAGTGACTGTTCGCAGGTGTCCTTCAACGACTCGGACACCAGACGTGAGGAGATGCAGAGCACGATGGAAACGTGGGTCGAAGACCTCGTCGACGAGGTCGATGACGCAGTCTCGAGCGATGAGTTCCAGCGGTGGCTCGATGTACAGAGCCGCTTTCACGATTATTCACATCGAAATACGCTGCTGATCAATCGCCAGTATCCAAATGCGACCCGGGTCGCCGGCTATCGGACGTGGCAAAACGAATTCGACCGTCATGTGAAAGAAGGCGAGAGCGCAATTTGGATCTGGGCACCGATCATCGCGAAGCAGTGTCCCGAGTGTGAGAACTCACCGTCGTATCACGATCGAAGTGACTGCGAATACAACGAGACACCGCCCGAGGAGTGGTCAAAAGGACTCGTCGGCTTTCGGCCAGCGCCAGTCTTCGATATTTCGCAGACGGACGGGGAACCACTGCCCGAACTCGAGACCGAAGCGACTGGAACTGCGGATGAACTGGTGCCAGCACTTCTCGAGGTAGCCTCGTCACTCACCGTGGAGGTAGATATCGTTTCTCGAGACAACTGGCCTCACGGCGATGCCAAGGGCGTCTGTCAGTACCGATCGCCTGCAGAACGACCACTCGTCGAAGCACGTGACCGTGAGAACAGCGCCGATCTCGCTGTGACGCTCGTCCACGAGTACGCTCACGCGCTGTTACACAGTGGCATCGACGACGAGACTGAACGGTCGAAACGCGAACTCGAGGCAGAAGCAGTCGGCTACATCGTCGGCCGATACTTTGGACTCGATACGAGCGGTTCGGCATTCTACCTCGCTGCGTGGCAGGGCGACGAGCCGGAAGCGATTTTCGACCGACTCGAGCGGATCAGTTCAACAGCGGCGGAGATTATCGACACCGTCGACGAGGTGATCCTAGATGAGTGA
- a CDS encoding Cdc6/Cdc18 family protein: MAEEPSQLSDFDGGYEDPSDDPLFNLDEDDPDRASIFARKELLKVGHVPESGRIVGRDGEIKAVAAELRPIIRSDPPNNVIIYGKTGTGKSLVARHVTERARRAAESNGVSVGSVYVDCAQHNTQTRVARTVTRTLNETDETDFDIPRAGIGSGEYYDYLWDILDTAYESVIIILDEVDRLDDDDILMQLSRARESGKADCHLGVIAVSNKIEYRDQLNERVKSSLREEEFVFQPYDANQLREIMKHRRDAFHEGVLSDDVIPLTAALAAQEHGDARKAIEILRHAGELAERENVDMVVEEHVRDAQEWAEIDRFEELLRGSTTQVKFILYSLALLTEENPNEDGFSTNRIYERYQATAEKADAKILSEHRVYELLKEQAFLGVVESTRTGGGRGEGSYLEHRLVQDTGIVLKSVLRDSRLEDLA, from the coding sequence ATGGCTGAGGAACCATCCCAACTCTCTGACTTCGACGGCGGCTACGAGGACCCTTCCGACGATCCCCTCTTTAACTTAGATGAAGACGACCCTGACCGTGCCAGCATTTTCGCTCGGAAGGAACTGCTGAAAGTAGGCCATGTTCCTGAAAGTGGACGTATCGTCGGTCGTGATGGCGAGATCAAGGCTGTTGCCGCTGAACTCAGGCCGATCATTCGTAGCGATCCGCCCAACAACGTGATTATTTACGGAAAAACGGGTACGGGGAAGTCGCTGGTTGCTCGCCACGTTACCGAACGAGCTCGCCGAGCTGCGGAGTCGAACGGTGTGTCCGTTGGCTCGGTTTACGTTGACTGCGCGCAGCACAATACGCAGACGCGTGTTGCTAGGACGGTGACCCGTACACTCAACGAGACGGACGAGACTGACTTTGATATTCCACGGGCAGGAATTGGGAGTGGTGAATACTACGACTATCTTTGGGATATTTTGGATACCGCCTACGAGTCAGTTATTATCATCCTTGACGAGGTGGATCGACTCGATGACGACGATATACTCATGCAACTGTCGCGTGCTCGCGAATCGGGGAAAGCGGACTGCCACTTAGGCGTCATCGCAGTCAGCAACAAGATCGAGTACCGGGACCAGTTGAACGAGCGCGTCAAGTCCAGTCTTCGTGAGGAGGAGTTCGTCTTCCAACCCTACGATGCGAACCAACTGCGCGAGATTATGAAGCACCGTCGAGACGCGTTCCACGAGGGAGTTCTCTCTGATGACGTGATCCCCCTGACTGCAGCATTAGCCGCTCAGGAACACGGTGACGCCAGAAAGGCCATCGAAATTCTCCGTCACGCTGGCGAACTTGCTGAGCGAGAAAACGTCGATATGGTCGTCGAGGAGCACGTTCGTGATGCCCAAGAGTGGGCTGAAATCGATCGATTCGAGGAACTGCTACGAGGATCGACGACGCAGGTCAAATTCATCCTCTATTCCCTTGCGCTGCTCACCGAAGAGAATCCGAATGAGGACGGATTTTCGACGAACCGGATTTACGAACGTTATCAAGCGACGGCAGAGAAAGCCGACGCAAAAATCCTCAGCGAACATCGCGTCTATGAACTGTTGAAAGAGCAGGCGTTCCTCGGTGTCGTTGAATCAACTCGGACTGGTGGCGGTCGAGGTGAGGGCAGTTATCTGGAGCATCGGCTGGTTCAGGACACTGGAATCGTGCTGAAATCTGTGCTTCGGGACAGCCGGTTGGAAGACCTGGCATAG
- a CDS encoding transcription initiation factor IIB family protein yields MATRDIYTTAFDEDVQTTATDCPDCGGSVRTTNCETICEDCGRILEETQIDRGPNWGRSDEQGSNRRTGAPLTPTRHDRGLSTEIGYKRDANGNTLSSRKRRHLNRLRREQSRARWQSKAERNLAYGLSEIRRIVASLGLAQSIRNQACSLFRTAQSEQLCRGRSLEAVAAASVYATSRCNGLGRSRAEVTACARCDQQRLTTAYNAMNVELELPTQPIAATDRIPRLATELEVPDHVRRRALKLAQQARERGLTIGCRPSGVAAGCLYLAAQRVGLCLSQQRIAGIAGTSPNTLRSRRDDLLEIDT; encoded by the coding sequence ATGGCAACGAGAGACATCTACACGACTGCGTTTGACGAAGACGTCCAGACGACTGCAACTGACTGCCCGGACTGTGGCGGCAGCGTTCGAACAACTAATTGCGAGACGATCTGTGAGGACTGTGGACGCATCCTCGAGGAGACCCAGATAGACCGAGGACCAAACTGGGGTCGAAGTGACGAGCAAGGATCCAATAGACGAACCGGCGCACCGCTGACACCCACACGCCACGATCGCGGCCTCTCCACTGAAATCGGATACAAGCGAGACGCGAACGGAAACACCCTCTCGAGTAGGAAGCGCCGACACCTGAACCGACTGCGTCGCGAACAGTCCCGTGCTCGGTGGCAGTCAAAAGCCGAACGGAACCTCGCCTACGGTCTCAGTGAAATTCGGCGGATCGTCGCGAGTCTCGGCCTCGCACAGAGTATCCGGAATCAGGCGTGTTCGCTGTTCCGAACGGCACAGTCCGAACAGCTCTGTCGCGGACGATCGCTCGAGGCGGTGGCTGCAGCCAGTGTCTACGCCACGTCTCGGTGTAACGGACTCGGACGATCACGGGCCGAAGTCACAGCCTGTGCACGCTGTGATCAGCAGAGACTCACCACTGCCTACAACGCGATGAACGTCGAACTCGAGCTACCGACACAGCCGATTGCAGCAACGGATCGGATTCCGAGGCTTGCGACAGAACTCGAGGTTCCAGATCATGTTCGTCGACGAGCACTCAAACTCGCACAGCAGGCACGCGAACGCGGACTGACGATCGGCTGCCGGCCGAGTGGCGTCGCAGCGGGCTGTCTCTATCTCGCTGCCCAGCGCGTCGGCTTGTGTCTCTCGCAACAGCGGATCGCCGGTATCGCAGGCACATCACCGAACACGCTCCGCAGTCGGCGAGACGACTTACTCGAGATCGATACCTGA